Proteins from a single region of Ziziphus jujuba cultivar Dongzao chromosome 1, ASM3175591v1:
- the LOC107403623 gene encoding LRR receptor-like serine/threonine-protein kinase IOS1 — MEISKHLEYAILPLVIAFLYLVHAQDQSGFISLDCGLPKDSRYLEPSTDIDYISDVPFISSGISKSILPEYKLATQPRHVEYVRSFPQGVRNCYKLNVTRAAKYLIRTTFLYGNYDGQNKLPRFDLYLGPNKWVTVNFSSVNLSIMKEIIHNTSQSHLQICLVNTNSGTPFITALELRPLRNDTYFTSTGSGSLALTHRFDIGSTANQSYRYPSDLFDRIWTPYTQKDWTTITTSLAVYYANVAMDFQPPSIVMSTAAEPLNASAALEFYWEPEGESSQYYVYMHTAELRKLQSNQSRMFDIYLNGNKWLSGEAVVPSYLKSFAVYSTGNIVVSTNYSFSFIRLKNSTLPPILNALEVYKFIEFSQPETHQDDADAIANIKSTYGIGRDWQGDPCFPVAFLWSGLYCNHKDYVTPRITSLNLSSSGLTGEITSYISSLVMLESLDLSNNSLTGSVPDSLSRLKKLSVLNLKGNKLRGSVPAELVQKSMNGFLSLSVEDNENLCASLSCKKKKNILIPIVSSIGALLVLLNAAAIFVVLKRKKQPGIGARSTDQNNTLEPKKRQFTYSEVLKMTNNFERTLGKGGFGTVFHGLIEGTEVAVKMLSSTSVQGYQQFQAEVKLLMRVYHGNLTSLVGYCYEGTNMALIYEYMVNGNLESYLSAGDGSENVLRWEGRLQIALDAAHGLEYLHNGCKPPIVHRDVKTSNILLAENFQAKLADFGLSRVFPSGGGTHVSTAIAGTPGYLDPEYYKTNRLNEKSDVYSFGVVVLEIITSQPAISRSEERTHISQWVSNVVADGDIRSLVEPKLQGDFEVNSVWKAVEIAMTCVSPTSSQRPNMNQVVTELKDCLAIEVARKNHIPLTHWAGADSGEMFYVASSTGSINPLPR; from the exons ATGGAGATTTCGAAACACCTTGAGTATGCAATATTGCCTCTTGTTATTGCTTTTCTGTACCTTGTTCACGCACAGGACCAATCCG GCTTCATTAGCTTAGACTGTGGGCTTCCAAAAGACTCTCGCTACTTAGAGCCATCAACAGATATTGATTATATTTCAGACGTACCATTCATTAGCAGTGGCATAAGTAAGAGCATATTGCCGGAATATAAATTAGCTACCCAACCACGGCATGTAGAATATGTAAGAAGCTTCCCTCAAGGAGTCCGCAACTGTTACAAACTAAATGTTACAAGAGCTGCCAAGTATTTGATCAGAACCACTTTTCTGTATGGCAATTATGACGGCCAAAATAAGTTGCCGAGATTTGATCTGTACCTGGGACCTAATAAATGGGTTACAGTTAATTTCAGCTCAGTGAATTTAAGTATCATGAAGGAGATCATACATAATACCTCGCAAAGTCATCTACAAATCTGTCTTGTAAACACCAATTCGGGAACACCTTTTATTACAGCATTAGAATTGAGGCCCCTCAGAAATGACACTTATTTTACGTCAACTGGGTCTGGGTCATTGGCACTCACCCATCGCTTCGATATTGGTTCCACCGCCAATCAATCATACAG gtACCCGTCCGACTTATTTGATCGTATTTGGACGCCCTATACACAGAAAGACTGGACCACAATAACAACCTCGCTTGCAGTATACTACGCCAATGTTGCAATGGATTTCCAGCCGCCCTCTATCGTAATGAGCACGGCGGCAGAGCCATTGAATGCTAGTGCTGCTTTGGAATTCTATTGGGAACCAGAAGGTGAGAGTAGCCAATATTATGTGTACATGCACACTGCTGAACTCCGAAAACTCCAATCCAACCAGTCCAGAATGTTCGATATCTATCTGAATGGGAACAAGTGGTTATCTGGTGAAGCTGTGGTCCCTAGCTACTTAAAGTCATTCGCAGTATACAGCACCGGTAATATTGTGGTATCAACAAATTATAGTTTCTCATTCATTCGGCTGAAAAATTCAACTCTCCCACCAATCCTTAACGCTCTTGAGGTCTATAAGTTTATAGAATTTTCCCAACCAGAAACACACCAAGATGATG CCGATGCCATCGCCAACATAAAGTCAACTTACGGAATAGGTAGAGATTGGCAAGGAGATCCATGTTTTCCAGTAGCATTCTTATGGTCAGGTCTATATTGCAACCACAAAGATTATGTTACCCCTAGAATCACATCCTT GAACTTGTCATCAAGTGGATTGACTGGCGAGATAACCTCATACATATCCAGTCTCGTTATGTTAGAATCTTT GGATTTATCAAACAATAGCTTAACTGGATCAGTTCCTGATTCTCTATCTCGCTTAAAAAAATTGTCTGTCCT aaatttaaaaggaaacaaGCTCAGAGGTTCAGTTCCAGCTGAACTCGTTCAAAAGTCAATGAATGGTTTTCTGTCATTAAG CGTTGAAGACAATGAAAATCTTTGCGCATCCCTTTCatgcaaaaagaagaaaaatattctcATTCCAATTGTATCATCAATTGGTGCACTGCTCGTCCTGTTAAATGCAGCAGCTATCTTTGTGGTCCTAAAACGAAAAAAGCAACCTGGTA TAGGTGCGAGATCGACTGACCAGAATAACACATTAGAGCCTAAAAAACGTCAATTTACGTATTCTGAGGTTCTAAAAATGACAAATAACTTTGAGAGAACTCTTGGCAAAGGAGGATTTGGAACAGTATTCCATGGCCTTATAGAGGGCACTGAAGTTGCAGTAAAAATGTTGTCTTCCACATCGGTTCAGGGGTATCAACAATTTCAAGCAGAG GTTAAGCTTCTAATGAGAGTTTATCATGGAAACTTGACAAGCCTTGTTGGGTACTGCTACGAAGGAACAAATATGGCTCTTATCTATGAGTACATGGTCAATGGAAATCTTGAGTCATATCTTTCTGCAG GAGACGGAAGTGAAAATGTGTTAAGGTGGGAAGGAAGGCTTCAAATTGCCTTGGACGCAGCACATG GATTGGAGTATCTGCACAATGGATGTAAACCACCTATAGTACACAGAGATGTGAAGACCTCTAATATATTATTAGCTGAGAATTTTCAAGCCAAACTAGCTGATTTTGGGCTATCCAGAGTTTTCCCAAGTGGTGGTGGCACTCATGTGTCTACCGCTATTGCTGGTACCCCTGGTTACCTTGACCCTGA ATACTATAAAACAAACAGGCTAAATGAGAAAAGTGATGTTTACAGTTTTGGAGTAGTTGTATTAGAGATAATCACAAGCCAACCTGCCATAAGTAGAAGCGAGGAAAGGACTCACATAAGCCAATGGGTTAGTAATGTGGTTGCTGATGGGGATATTAGAAGTCTGGTGGAGCCAAAGTTACAGGGGGATTTCGAAGTTAATTCAGTGTGGAAAGCTGTTGAAATAGCAATGACTTGTGTATCTCCAACATCCTCTCAAAGGCCAAATATGAACCAGGTGGTGACTGAACTAAAAGATTGTTTAGCAATAGAGGTAGCTCGGAAGAACCACATTCCTCTTACTCATTGGGCAGGAGCTGATTCTGGTGAAATGTTCTATGTAGCCTCGTCTACCGGATCAATCAATCCCTTACCAAGAtaa